In the Tessaracoccus lacteus genome, GGCAGCAACTCGGCGACGGCGAACTGCACGACGTCGCGCACCTCGACGTCCCAGTCGTCGGCCATGCGTCGCAGCGACTGGGTGCAGCTGGAGGCGTCGGTCACGATCGGGACGCCGGGAGGTAGGTCGATGGCCGCGCGGACCCGGTCGCGCATCACGGCGTAGCCCTCGTCCATGCCCTTGGCCTGCCACGGCGCCCCGCAGCACAGGCCGGCCGCGTCGAGGAGCGTGACGCGCACGCCCGCGCGAAGGCAGAGTTCCCGGAAGGCGGCGAAGACGCCCTCGTCGGAGGAGGATCCGAGCATCGACTGCAGGCAGGACGGGAAGTAGGCCGCCACCCCCGGCGTCGTGTAGCTGCGACTGCGCGGGCGGCGCTTCAGCCCCGACCCACGGGGCAGCGAGGCCGCATAGTCGGGGACCGCCTCGGTGCCGAGGGCGCGCCGACCGATCCCGGTGGCCGCCTTGGCCAGCGGCGGCGCCGTCTTCGCGACGGTGAGGGCGGCGGACCAGAGCCGCGTGAGCAGGCCCCACGAGCGGGCGGCGTTCTTCCAGGACGTCCGCTCGGTGGGCGTGGCGGCGTCGGCGCGTTGCCGGCGGACGAGGGACCCGGTGTCGATGCCGAGAGGGCAGGCCAGCGCGCACATGGAGTCGACGGCGCAGGTGTCGATCGCCTCGTACTGGTACTCCTGATCGACGCGCGCCAGCAGCTCAGCGTCGTCCCCGCGGGCGGCGATCTCGCGGCGCAGCACGATCCGCTGGCGTGGGGTCAGCGTCAGGTCGCGCGACGGGCAGCTCGACTCGCAGAACCCGCACTCGATGCACCCGTCGACGGACTCCTCGATCGGCGGCATCAGCTTGAGGTGGCGCAGGTGCTCGTCGGGGTCGTCGGTGATGATGACGCCGGGGTTCAGGATGCCCATCGGGTCGAAGAGGTGCTTGATGGCGCGCATTACCTCGAACAGTTCGTCTCCGTACTGCTGGTGCACGAACGGAGCCATGGCGCGGCCGGTTCCGTGCTCCGCCTTGAGCGCGCCGCCGCGCTGCAGAACCCTGCGGACCATCTCGCGGGTGAACTTGCGGTAGCGCTTGAGGCCGGTCGCGTCATCGAAGCGCTCGCTGAGCAGGAAGTGGACGTTGCCGTCCTTCGCGTGCGCGAAAAGCGGCACGTTTCTCACGCCGTAGCCGTGGCGGTCGAACATCTCGTCGAGGTCGGCGAGCATGCCGGGCAGCTGGTCCAACGGCACGCAGATGTCCTCGAGCAGCGTCGTCGCGCCAGACGGGCGGACCCCCGCGACCAGCGCGTACAGCGACCGGCGGAGTGCAAGCAGCTCCCGCCGGGTGGCCTCGTCGGTGGTGATGAGGAGCTCGCCGAGGATCCCGAGCGCACGGAGCCTGGCCGCCACGGTGCTGAGCCGGAGTGTCAAAGCGGTGTCGTCCTCGTCGTGGAGCTCGACGATCAGCGCCGCCTGGGTCGTGACGTCGGCGTCGCGGAACTCGTCGGGGCTCCCGGGCTGGTGTTGGAGGACCCGCAGCGTCGCGGCGTCCATCAGTTCGATCGCCTGGCAGTCCTCGTCTGCCAGCGCGACGGCGGCCACGGAGGCCGCCTGCAGGTCGGGGAACACGGGGACAAGGACCGCGGTGAGGCGGGGCAGTGGCACCGTCCGGAACGTCGCCTCGGACACGAAGCCGAGCGTCCCCTCGCTGCCGATCAGCAGGTGGGAGATGATGTCGACGGGGCGGTGGAAGTCCATCAGGGCGTTGACGCCGTAGCCCATGGTGTTCTTCATGCCGAAGAAGTGGTTGACCTGCGCGATGGAGTCCGGGTTGGTGCGCAGCCGTCTGCGGAGCATGTGCAGGCCGCCGACGAGGTGCGTCTCCTCGAGGCGAAGCGTCATGTCGGCGGCCGGGTCCGCTGTGTCGACGACGCGCCCGCTCGGCAGGGCGAACACCATCGACTCCAACGTGTGGTAGCTGTTCTGTGCCGTGCCGCACAGGACGCCGCTGGAGTTGTTGGCGATGATCCCGCCGATCGTGCACGCGATCGCGCTCGTCGGGTCGGGTCCGAGGCGGCGCCCGTACGGAGCGAGCCGGGCATTGACCGCGCTCAGCGTGGCGCCGACGCCCGCACGCACGCGGCGCCCCTCGTCGAGGACCTCGACGTCGCGGAACCAGCGGCGCGTGTCGACCAGGGTCTTGTCGGTCACGGCCTGGCCGCTGAGGCTCGTGCCGCCGGATCGGAAGGTCATGGGGCGCCTGGTCCGAGCCGCCTCGGACATCAGGAAGGCCACATCCTCGATACGCGTCGGGGTGATGACCTCCTTGGGAGTCAGGAGGAAGTGCGAAGCATCGTGCGCCATGGCGAGGCGAGTGATGGCGCGGCTGTCGCGCGTGATCGGTGCCCTTGCAGCCTCCTCGCTCATCACGGTCGTCACACTACTCAAGCGCGGCGCTTTCGGCACGGCGACCGCAGCGGCGATGCGTCGGCCCGCGACCCGACGGCATCTTCCCTCTCGGTGGCCGGCGATCTGGTCTGATGGGAAGGGGGCTGGCGAGACCTTCCGCGGAAAGCTGCTAACCTTGGGTTCGTCGCGGGCGTAGCTCAATGGCAGAGCGCTAGCTTCCCAAGCTCGATACGCGGGTTCGATTCCCGTCGCCCGCTCCATGATGTCGGCTTGTTCAGCCCGTGGTTGGCTCTTGTCAGTGGGGTCTGCTCAACTCCTGGTCTGTGTCCTGCGCATGTGGCACCTACCTGTCCCCATCTCAGTGCTCACCGTCCCGTGTGCTGACGCAGTTGGCCGGTGGGAAGCGTCGAGTGTCTGCAGCCTGGACCAAGGGTGCCCAGTCCTGTGGCTTCGCTAGCCTGACGCTAGTCGTCCGGCTCGGGTGGGTCGACGCTAGGGAGGGAGGGCCGACGATGGGTGGCACGTCTCGCGACCGCAAGGACATCTGGGGAAACGACGTCACTGAGCATTTCGACGCGAGTGGAAACAAGACGGGCGAGTCTCGCCGGCAGGCGGGTCTGTTTGGCGACTACACGGCGCACTACGACTCCTCAGGGTCGAAGACGGGCGAGTCGCGTCAGCAGGCGGGTCTGTTTGGCGACTACACGGCGCACTACGACTCCTCAGGGTCGAAGACGGGCGAGTCGCGCCGGCAGGCGGGTCTGTTTGGCGACTACACGGCGCACTACGACTCCTCAGGATCGAAGACAGGCGAGACACGCGATCGAAGCGGTCTGTTTGGTGACTATCAGGCCCATGAAGGACGCTGGCAGCCGATCGGGGGTCTCGAGCCCGGACACCCTTCAGCCTTCTCCGGCGGCTTTGCTTCGGATGTCGGCTACTCCGGCTACTCCGGCTACTCCGGCGGTGCGGGAAGGATCCACGAGCCGGGCCCGATCGACTCCTTTGTGGCGCTGCTGACTTATGGGATGGGCGGTTCGGCCGTTTTCCTCGTTCTTGCGGTGATCTACAGCGTCGCCAGCATCTGGCTACCCATTCCCGACGGGAACGTCGTTGGTCCCTGGATCCTGATCGTGGGAGGTGGGTTGGGGTGGGCTGTCGGCTTGGGCGCGGCGGTCTGGAGTGCCGTCACGAGCGCTAAGCCCTCCTCAGCAGCAGGCGGCGTCGTGACGATGGTTGTCGGACTTGCCGCGAGTGCTGTGGCGGGCCTCGTCCCAGCGGCCATCGTGGCTGTGGCGGTGGTCGGCGGCCGTTTCTACGAGCGAAGGCAATTCAACCCGGCCATGCAGTACCCGTTCATCGTCACGTTGGAGTCGACAGTGGTGCTTACCGCGGTACTCCTCAGCCTCGGCCTGATATCCGGGGTGGCCAAGGGGGCGCTCAAGTACAGAGGTACAGCTGCGCCGCGGGCAGCCGGGCGCCGGCTCGCAGCCGGGCTGCTCGCTACGGCAGCCGGTGTGTTGTTGGGTGCCGCCCTCAACGGCGTTCTTGCACTGCTGTGGCCCGGTGCGCTGCTACTCATGGCCCTGGCGGTGAGCCCGGCGCCCGCGGCGAAGCGCGTGCTCTGGGGGATGGTTGCGATGGCCGCGCTGGCGGTGCATCCTGCGTCGGGGCGGCTGGACTGGCTGCCTGCGCAGGCAGAGGGTCTCCTGATGGATCTGCGGCACCTGCTGCTTGGCAACAACCTGGTGTTGGCCGCCAGTATCGGCGTTCTGGTGGCGATGCTACTCGGAGCCATCCTGACCGGGGTCGACGCACCTCGCTCGGCGGGGGCCTTGATGGGTGTGGCCGGTGTTCTTCCGCCGGTCCTGATCCTGTTGAAGACTCTTAACATCGACTCTGACCTGTTCCTGCGCTGGTCTCTGCCCCTGCTCCTCGCGTCGTCTGCGCTCATCGGCGTGTGGTCGTCGCGCCGACACGCCCGAGGGTCGGTGGAACCGGCTGCCGATCAAGGCTGAGGGTTGATCGGCAGCACCGACTGGCCCTCCACCAGGCTTCCCCGGATCCAGACCTGCTCTGTTGCGTGGCCCGGTTGGGTCATCGCCTTGAGCATCACGCGCGCGGTCGCCTCGGCGATCTCGGCCAGCGGCTGCTGCATCGTCGTTAGCTTGGGCGACCAGTAGCGGGCGAGATCCAGCCCGTCGTAGCCGACGAGCGAGCAGTCCTCCGGGACCCGGAGGCCGGCCTCGCGCAGGGCGCCCGCCGCACCGATGGCGACCTCGTCGCACACCGCCACGAGAGCGGTGAAGTCGATCATGCCCTCCATCAGGCGGGTGGCGAGCGAGTCGAAGCCGTTCTCCAGCGTGTACAGCCGCTCGGGGACGGCCGCGCGGATGATGAGGCCCGGATCCTGCGGGATGCCTGCGTCGGCGAGCGCGTTGCGGTAGCCCGCGAGACGCTGCGCCCACGCGTGACCCGCGTCGTTCTCCGGACCCGCGCCGACGAAGGCGATCCGACGGTGCCCGCGTTCGATCAGGTATCGCGTCAGGTCGGCGGCGCCGCGCTGGTCATCCGCGGACACGAACGAGTGCATCGCGCCCGAACTGGAGTAGTCCGACGTCGTGCAGAACACCATCGGCACGTCGATCCGGGCGAGTCGACGGCTCAGCGTCACCGACGCCTCCCTGTCGCGGTTGCCGTAGCGGCCGAGGAACACGACGCCCCGGTAGCGCTCCGCGCGCACCACACGCTCGATCGTCGAGGCCTCGGCCTCGCTGTCGACGACGTGGGTGAGGTTGGTGGTGAACCCTGCCTTCGCGAACGCCGTCTCCAGCAGCTGGAGGACGGAGATCAGGAGCCTGCCGGTCTCACCCTGGATGACCACGAGTACCGAGTTGGTCTCGGAGAGCTTCAGTGTCCGGGCACTGGAGCTCGGCACGTAGCCATGCTTCTCCGCGGCAGCCCGGATCCGTTCCTTGGTCTCCGGGCTGACGTCCTCACGGTCGTTCATGGCCCGGGAGACCGTCGAGACGGCGACGCCGCAGAGCGTGGCGAGCTCGCGGATCGTCACACCTCCACTCACTGGCGGATCACCCCTTCACGGCCCCTGCGACGACGCCCTTGATGATGTGCTTCTGGCTGAACAGGTAGAAGATGATCACGGGGATCATCGCCAGGACGAGGACGCCCATCATCGCGCCCATGTCCACGGTTCCGTACCCGCCCTTGAGGTACTGGACGGCGATCGGCACCGTCTTGTACTTGCGCATGTCCAGGGTCAGGTAGGGCAGCAGGTAGTCGTTCCACAGCCACATGACCTCGAGGATCGCGACCGTGATGACGGCCGGCTTCATGATCGGCAGCACGACGAGGAAGAAGGTGCGCACGGGGCCGCAGCCGTCGATCGTCGCCGCCTCCTCGATCTCGGTCGGGATGCCCTTCACGAAGCCCGTGAAGATGAACACCGCGAGTCCCGCGCCGAAGCCCAGGTACACGATCCACAGGCCGAACGGGTTGCCGAGGCCGAGGTAGTCGGTCAGCCAGGACAGCGTGAACATGACCATCTGGAACGGGACCACCAGGTTGAACAGGAACACGATGTACAGCGACTTGGCGAACCTGTTGTCGGTCCGCACGATCCACCATGCGGTCATCGACGTGCAGAGCAGGATCAGGAAGGCAGATCCGATCGTGATGACCAGCGACCAGCCGAATGACGACAGGAAGTCCGTCTTCGCGATGCCGGTGATGTAGTTCTCGAGCCCGACGAAGGTCTCCGCGTTGGGCAGGGCGAACGGCTCCGAGGAGACGAAGACCTTGCCCTTGAAGGAGTTGATCAGCACGAGCAGGATCGGGAACAGGTAAGCGACCGCGACGATCGCGAAGAGAACCGTCCAGAGCTTGGGGTGTCTCGGGTCTCGCATGTCACGCCTCCTTCGAGCGGGCGAAGCGGTTCTGCAGCAGCGAGATCGCGGCGACGATGATGAGGAAGATGACGGCCTTGGCCTGGCCGACTCCCTCGAAGCCCGTGCGGCCGTAGAACGTGTTGTAGATGTTGAGGGCCAGCAGCTCCGACTGCCGCGACGGAGCCCCGTTGGTCAGCGCGAGGTTCTGGTCGAAGAGCTTGAAGCCGTTGGTGATCGTCAGGAAAGTGCACACCGTGATCGACGGCATGACCAGCGGGATGATCACGCTGCGCAGGGTCTGGCGCGGCGTCGCGCCGTCGACCTCCGCCGACTCGATCAGCTCGCCCGGGATGGACTGCAGGCCGGCGATGTAGATGACCATCATGTAGCCGATCTGCTGCCAGCACACCAGGATCACGAGGCCCCAGAAGCCGTAGGTCGCCGAGTAGGTGATCGAGCGGGCCCAGTGCCCGAGGATGCCGTTGAGGAGCAGCAGCCACACGTAGCCGAGCACGATGCCGCCGATGAGGTTCGGCATGAAGAACACGGAGCGGTAGAGGTTCGAGCCCTTGAACTTCTTCACGAGCATGTACGCGACGGCGAAGGCGACCACGTTGATGATGACGGTCGTGACCAGCGCGAATGCCGCGGTGTACCAGAGGGAGTGCAGGAACGTGTCGTCACTGAGCAGCCGCGCGTAGTTGTCGAGGCCGACCCACCGGCTCTTCGTGACGGTCGTGAACTTCGTGAAGGACAGGTAGACGCCAAGCGCGAACGGCGCGACGAACCCGATGATGAAGGCGGCGATGGTCGGCCCGGTGAACAGCCACCACCAGCGCTTGAGGGATCTGTACATATTACTTCTCCTACGCGCGACGGTGCGGGCGCACTGTGAAGTGCGCCCGCACCGTCACACCGTTTCAGTTTGGGTCAGGGGCTCCGTCTCTCCGGCGGAGTCCCGTGGGGGTCAGCCCTGGTTGGAGAGCTCGACCTCGGTGGCCCAGTTGTCGACGAAGGCTGCCCGGACGGCGTCCCAGTCGCCGGTGCCCTGTGCGTAGGCCAGCATCGCCTGACCCAGCGTGTTCTTCCACTCCTCGGAAGGCATGGTGGTGAAGTTCCACGTCACGGCCGTCTTGCCGGCAGCGGTGTAGGCGGCGTCGGCCTGGACCAGCGGGTTGCTGGACTCGTAGTCGGCGAACGTCTTGAAGGGGGTCACGAAGCCCATGGTGTTGGTCAGGGTGTCGCGGCCGGTGTCGGAGGTGATGACCCAGTTGAGGAAGTCCTTGGTGGCCTTCTGGTCGGCCTCGGATGCCTCGGAGTTGACGACCCAGTAGTTCTCGGAACCCGTGGTCAGGCCCTGGTTCTCCTCGCCGTCGGCGCCGATGTAGATCGGCAGCATGCCCATGTCGGCGTCGTCGACCTTCTGGTCCTTGATGTCGTTGTAGGCCCAGGTGCCGTTCTGGTAGAAGACGGCCTGACCGAGGGCGAACTCGGAGTTGGCGTCATCGATCGTCTTGCCCGACAGCAGCGAGGGCTCCGTGGTGGAGTTGTTGATGTACAGGTCGAAGATGTTCTTGAAGCCGTCGAGGTAGGTGCCCTTGATGGATGCGGGCTGCCCGACGATGCCGTCCGCCTTGTACTCGTAGTACAGCGGGATGTTGGCGAGGTGGGTCTTGAAGCGCCAGTCGGACGAGGAATCGAAGCCGGCGGAGGTGAAGGCACCGTCGATGCCGAGGTCGTCCTTCTTGGCCTGGATGTCCTCGACGACGGACTTCAGCGTGTCGAAGCTGGTGATCTCGTCGACGGAGGTGACCTTGGCGCCGTCGGTTTTGATGTAATCCTCGAGGATCGCCTTGTTGTAGATGATGCCGTAGGTCTCCATGACGTACGGGATGGCGACGGGGTTGCCGTCGTCGTTGGTCAGGGCGATCGACTGGTCGTTGAGCTGCGCGTAGATCTCGGTGTCGCTGAGGTCGGCGGCGTAGTCCTTCCAGGTCTGCAGTCCGACGGGGCCATTGACCTGGAACAGGGTCGGGGCCTCGGACTTGGCCATCTCGGACTTCAGCGTGGTCTCGTAGGTGCCGGACGCCGCGGTCTGGACGTCGACCTGGACGCCGGTCTCCTCGGTGTACTGCTTGGCCAGAGCCACCCAGTCGTCGGCCTGCTCGGGCTTGAAGTTCAGGTAGTAGACCTTGCCGGTCGCGTCGGTCGCGTCATCGCTGTCGTCGGTGGTACCGCTGCAGGCGGTCACACCGAAGAGCAGGGCACCTGCCATGAGGCCGGCCGCGAGCTTCGCTGTCTTGCGTGTTGCCATAGTCCTGTTGCCTTCCTTGGAATGAGGACTCTCTGTGTCTCACGTGGTTGTTTCCGACGATATGCCGGAAACGATTCCGCTAAGCGTCACAGTACAGAAGGGCAACAGGACCCGCAAGAGTCGGGGTCGAATAAGGTCAGGAGGCCCGGTCGAGCAGAGGGCGGAACGCGCGCTCGATCAGCGGCGCCGAGGCGACCCAGGGGAGCGAGACGCCGAGCAGCAGGAGCACCGGAAAGCCGGCGGGCAGGTAGTACGCGGTGGCCACCACCAGGGCGATCATCCCGGCGTGGATCGCGAGCACCCCGAGGGCCAGGGGGAGGTTGCCGATCGCCACGAGCCAGGCGTTCTTCAGATGGGCTCCCACCGTGTTGTCGAAGCGGGCGATCAGCGACCACAGGAACGGGAAGCCGAGTAGCAACACGGCGCTGATAAGCGCTTTCAAGACGATGAGCTCGTCGGCCTGCACGAAGATCCAAGCGGCGAGCAGCACCAGGGCCACGGGTCCGACCACCGCCCAGGCGAGCGACGCGGTCCGGAAGTTGCGTCGGAACGAGGTCAGGAACATCCGCCAGACGGCGGTGCCCTCACCCTGGGCCATGCGGCGCGAGGTGTCGGCCAGCGCGGTGAGGCTGGCGCCCGCCGTGACCACGGGCAGCGCGCAGATGCATGCGAGCAGATTCAGGACGATCAGATCGCCGATGGTGCTGACCGCCCGCCACAGGGGGGCGTCGTACTGGAACAGCCGCACGCTGATCACCTCGCTTCCGAAGACAAGACTACGTCGTCGCGCTCAGCTCACCCCGGGGGATGACTCTCAGAGCCCGGGCAGGTTAAGGTGCTCCCGGATACGTTTCCGCCGGAATCAGGGAGGCCATGTGCGCGTTACCGGTTCCGGGGCAGCAGAGAAAGCGACGAGCATGATTGACCGAGTATTCGACGTCGAACCGACGGCCCTCACGACCCGCGTCCTCCACCGCGACAAGCTCCGGCTGATCGAGTCCCTGACCTCGATCGGCAACGGGCACATGGGCATGCGCGGGAACTTCGAGGAGGGCTACTCAGGGGATCACCACCTGGGCACCTACCTGGCCGGCGTCTGGTACCCCGACCGCACCCGGGTCGGCTGGTGGAAGAACGGCTACCCGGAGTACTTCGGCAAGGCCATCAACGCACTGAACTTCGCGGCCGTCGACGTCCTGATCGACGAGGCTCCCGTCGACCTCGCGACCATGGAGCCGGCCGACTTCCGGATCCGCCTCGACCTCCGCAACGGGCTCCTGACAAGGTCGTTCGAGCTCGCCGCTGCCGGGTCGACGTTCCGGATCAGCTTCGAGAAGTTTCTGTCGGTAGTCGAGGTCGAGACCTGCTGGCAGCGCGTCGTCGTCGAGTGCCTAACCGGCGGCGCGAACGTCGAGCTGCGGCCCCGGATCGAGCGCGACGTGCACAACCAGGACTCCAATTACGGCGAGCAGTTCTGGGAGGAGACCGGGCGCCGCGTCGGCGAGCAGCCGGCACTGTCCACCAGGACGGTCCCGAACTCCTTCGGCGTGCCGCAGTTCACCGTCACGGCGGTCAGCCGGGTGGCAGCCGACGTGAAGGTCGAGCCGCTCGAGCTCCCCACGTCGGTCGGCGTGAGCGTCGCCTCGGGGCTCGAGGCCGGGCAGCGGATCGAGATCGTGCGCACCACTGCGGTCCTGACCTCGCGCGACCACGAGGCGGACATGCACGAGGCTGTCGCCGATGCGCTGCTGGAGCGCCTCTCCGCCGAGAGCTTCGACGAGCATCTGGCCCGCCACACCGCGGCCTGGGAGGCCCGCTGGGCGACCGCGGCCGTCACGGTCGTCGGCGACGACGAGGCGCAGCAGGGCATCGCGTTCAACCTGTTCCAGCTGTTCTCGACCTACTACGGACACGACTACCGCCTCAACATCGGCCCCAAGGGTTTCACCGGCGAGAAGTACGGGGGCGCGACGTACTGGGACACCGAGGCCTACCTGGTGCCGCTGTACCTCGCGGTCGCGGACCCCGAGGTCACCAAGGCGCTGCTCCGCTACCGCCACGAGCAGCTGCCCCAGGCGCAGCACAACGCCCGCCAGCAGGGACTGGCCGGCGCGCTGTACCCGATGGTGACCTTCAACGGCATCGAGTGTCACAACGAGTGGGAGATCACCTTCGAGGAGATCCACCGCAACGGCGCCATCGCTTTCGCGATCCACAACTACGCCAACTACACCGGAGACCGCAGCTACCTCGAGGGCGACGGCGCCGACGTGCTGGTGGAGATCAGCCGCTTCTGGGCGGACCGGGTGCACTTCTCGAAGCGTCGCGGCCAGTGGATGCTGCACGGCGTCACGGGCCCGAACGAGTACGAGAACAACATCAACAACAACTTCTACACGAACTACCTCGCCGCCTGGACGCTGCGCTCGACCGCGGAACTGGTCGCGGCCGGCCACGGGCCGGAGGTGTCCCCGGACGAGCTCGCGCGGTGGCGCGAGATCGCCGACGGGATGTACTTCCCGACCGACGACGAGCTCGGTATCTTCGTGCAGCACGACACGTTCCTCGACAAGGACCTCACGCCCGTGGCGGAGCTGCGGCCCGAGGACCGTCCGCTGAACCAGAACTGGTCGTGGGACCGGATCCTGCGCTCCTGCTACATCAAGCAGGCCGACGTGCTTCAGGGCATGTACCTGTTCGAGGACGACTTCACCGTCGAGCAGCTGCGCCGCAACTTCGCGTTCTACGAGCCGCTCACGGTGCACGAGTCGTCGCTGTCGCCCAGCGTGCACTCGGTCCTCGCCTCGTCGATCGGCGAGCGGGAGAAGGCCGTCGAGCTGTACCAGCGCACGGCTCGTCTCGACCTCGACAACTACAACGCCGACACCGAGGACGGCCTGCACATCACGTCGATGAGCGGTGCGTGGCTCGCGATCGTGCAGGGCTTCGCCGGGATGCGCGTGCGCGACGGGCAGCTGTCGTTCGCGCCGTACTGCCCTGACGGCTGGGAGTCGTACTCGTTCAGCCTGGAGTTCCGCGGCCGCACCGTCGGCCTGACCGTGAGCCCGGGTGAGGCGGCGGTTCAGCTACGGGCCGGGGATCCGCTCACCGTCGCCGTCGCGGGGGAGCCGTACGAGCTGTCGGACCGGATCGTCGTCCCGCTGTCCTGAGCCGGAGTCGCGGTCGAGCGCCGCTCGCTGGTGGCCTGAATCGCTACATCGCGCCGGGCAGCCTGATCCAGACAGTCACGCCAACCCCGTCGCCTCGTCAAGCTGTAGTCAGCCTGACGAGGCGATGACAGTCTTCGCCGCACCCCAGCCGCCCACTTCCGGCCCAGGTGTACGACTGCGCCTCCGCACCGGAACAATCGCCCCCGGCTCCTCCCCGAAAACCGTTCAGTGGTCGATTCTGGTTGGTCCTGTGCAGAGAATCGCTCGATGCCTCGACGGGCTCTGGCCCTCCTCATGGAGCATTGGGCGGTTCTCGTCACCACACCGGGGAGAATCGACCACTGAACGATTTTCGGGATTGGGCCAGCGGTCAGGTGGGACCGAGATGACTGGGCGAGGCGCGGCCGCGAGGGCGAGTCGACGGCGAGGGCGAGTCGACGGGTCAGTTGTCCTTGCCGGCCGCCTCGATGGCCTCACGCTGGTCGGAGTAGCGGTCCTCGACCTTGCTGAACAGGTACGACGCGACCACGCCGACGACGAGCAGGGCCGCGGCGAACGCGATCGACCCGCCGAGTGAGAGCCCG is a window encoding:
- a CDS encoding family 65 glycosyl hydrolase domain-containing protein; its protein translation is MIDRVFDVEPTALTTRVLHRDKLRLIESLTSIGNGHMGMRGNFEEGYSGDHHLGTYLAGVWYPDRTRVGWWKNGYPEYFGKAINALNFAAVDVLIDEAPVDLATMEPADFRIRLDLRNGLLTRSFELAAAGSTFRISFEKFLSVVEVETCWQRVVVECLTGGANVELRPRIERDVHNQDSNYGEQFWEETGRRVGEQPALSTRTVPNSFGVPQFTVTAVSRVAADVKVEPLELPTSVGVSVASGLEAGQRIEIVRTTAVLTSRDHEADMHEAVADALLERLSAESFDEHLARHTAAWEARWATAAVTVVGDDEAQQGIAFNLFQLFSTYYGHDYRLNIGPKGFTGEKYGGATYWDTEAYLVPLYLAVADPEVTKALLRYRHEQLPQAQHNARQQGLAGALYPMVTFNGIECHNEWEITFEEIHRNGAIAFAIHNYANYTGDRSYLEGDGADVLVEISRFWADRVHFSKRRGQWMLHGVTGPNEYENNINNNFYTNYLAAWTLRSTAELVAAGHGPEVSPDELARWREIADGMYFPTDDELGIFVQHDTFLDKDLTPVAELRPEDRPLNQNWSWDRILRSCYIKQADVLQGMYLFEDDFTVEQLRRNFAFYEPLTVHESSLSPSVHSVLASSIGEREKAVELYQRTARLDLDNYNADTEDGLHITSMSGAWLAIVQGFAGMRVRDGQLSFAPYCPDGWESYSFSLEFRGRTVGLTVSPGEAAVQLRAGDPLTVAVAGEPYELSDRIVVPLS